A region from the Salicibibacter cibarius genome encodes:
- a CDS encoding dipeptidase, with translation MQQKNYSKYESFSYLEKDKDFRQFVLPGKERWAETTHIPLDRREEELLSSVFKDNITISMRDHGFIAPDIEKDILQYCKQLHTIYDYEGLSWSGVDVIFENFMDGIAINSSANGLKWDDVIYNLGIRYADIAKQETVYIATNTNEINLAQERNKIALVPSLEAANIIENEVDRVDILYGFGIRCMGITYNDSNTLGAGLTEENDGGLTNFGKKVIERMNKIGMLIDISHCGDKTSLDVIDTSDSPVLITHAGAREIWNTPRMKSDEVLQACARNGGVIGVCAAPNTTLSNRDPNHHTIDSVIDHIDYLINLVGVEHVGLGLDTFYGDHGAIQHAFDDMLSIDVSHKGTQQTESNYVVGLENPTEATKNIAKYLIKNGHEKDHIVKILGENIYRVLENNLR, from the coding sequence ATGCAACAAAAAAATTATTCCAAGTACGAATCTTTTTCTTATCTTGAAAAAGATAAAGATTTTAGGCAGTTTGTTTTGCCTGGTAAAGAGCGCTGGGCAGAAACAACACATATTCCATTAGATCGCAGAGAGGAGGAGTTATTAAGCTCAGTCTTTAAGGATAATATTACTATTTCCATGAGAGATCATGGCTTTATAGCACCGGATATAGAAAAAGATATTCTTCAATATTGTAAGCAATTGCACACTATATATGATTACGAAGGACTCTCGTGGTCCGGCGTTGATGTTATTTTTGAAAATTTCATGGATGGAATAGCCATTAACAGCTCAGCAAATGGCCTTAAATGGGACGATGTCATTTATAACCTAGGAATAAGGTATGCTGATATAGCTAAACAAGAAACAGTGTATATAGCAACAAATACTAATGAAATAAATTTGGCTCAAGAGAGGAACAAAATTGCCCTTGTTCCTTCTCTTGAGGCGGCTAATATCATCGAAAATGAGGTTGATAGGGTAGACATACTATATGGATTTGGAATAAGGTGTATGGGGATCACTTACAACGATTCGAATACACTAGGTGCTGGTTTAACAGAGGAAAATGACGGAGGGCTAACAAATTTTGGAAAAAAAGTAATAGAACGGATGAACAAAATTGGTATGTTGATAGATATCTCTCATTGTGGGGATAAAACAAGTCTTGATGTGATCGATACTAGTGATAGTCCTGTCCTAATCACTCATGCAGGGGCGCGAGAAATATGGAACACTCCAAGGATGAAGTCTGATGAAGTATTACAGGCATGCGCTAGGAATGGTGGGGTAATTGGAGTGTGTGCAGCGCCTAATACAACACTTTCTAATCGTGATCCGAACCACCATACCATAGATTCAGTTATAGATCATATTGATTACCTCATTAATTTAGTTGGTGTTGAGCACGTAGGATTAGGATTAGATACTTTTTACGGGGATCATGGTGCAATTCAACATGCTTTTGATGATATGTTATCTATTGATGTATCACATAAAGGAACGCAGCAAACGGAGTCAAATTATGTAGTCGGATTAGAAAATCCAACGGAAGCCACCAAAAATATAGCAAAATATTTAATAAAAAATGGACATGAAAAAGATCATATAGTAAAAATTCTTGGAGAAAACATATATAGGGTTTTAGAAAATAATCTTCGATAA
- a CDS encoding SDR family NAD(P)-dependent oxidoreductase: MAIITGAGQGLGQSIALEMLDEGKKVVFVDKSKQKLQKLDDDIDEDLKNKTMFLTLDVRDKDAIHDAVQKIITKWGRIDILVNNAGIRKSTKVEDISLDEWESLISVNLTGSFLFAQAVINIMKEQQWGRIINISSFAGQYGPLTSGAHYASSKAGQLALTKILARELSQDGITVNAIAPAIIQSPEMEKLDEKELDEIIHNIPVGRIGEREEVSKLVSYLCSEISVYITGATFDINGGLLMR; this comes from the coding sequence GTGGCTATTATTACTGGTGCTGGGCAAGGATTAGGTCAATCAATTGCTTTAGAAATGCTTGATGAAGGAAAAAAAGTAGTTTTTGTAGATAAAAGCAAACAGAAATTGCAGAAATTGGATGATGATATTGATGAAGATCTTAAAAACAAAACAATGTTTTTGACTCTGGATGTTAGGGATAAAGATGCAATTCATGACGCTGTCCAAAAGATCATTACAAAATGGGGAAGAATTGATATTCTGGTAAATAATGCAGGGATTCGAAAATCAACAAAAGTTGAAGATATATCATTAGATGAGTGGGAATCCTTGATTTCTGTAAACCTAACAGGTTCTTTCCTATTTGCACAAGCTGTTATAAACATCATGAAAGAACAACAATGGGGCCGCATCATTAATATATCGTCCTTTGCAGGTCAGTATGGTCCCCTCACTTCAGGAGCTCATTACGCTTCTTCTAAAGCTGGTCAATTAGCACTAACAAAAATTTTGGCTCGTGAACTAAGTCAAGACGGTATTACTGTAAATGCGATAGCCCCTGCTATTATACAAAGTCCAGAGATGGAAAAGTTAGATGAAAAAGAATTAGACGAGATAATACATAACATTCCAGTTGGACGTATTGGAGAACGAGAAGAAGTATCTAAATTAGTATCTTATCTTTGCTCTGAAATATCTGTATACATTACCGGTGCTACTTTTGATATTAATGGAGGATTATTGATGCGTTAA
- a CDS encoding TRAP transporter small permease, whose product MENKQSFSTKERIWESDQGLKKTSKTNIIIKMTDHINQGMAVLAGIALVAMAVLVVLNAILRMYIAPIPGTPEMVGWFAGITAIFSLGYAQLSKGHVFVDLLIIKFTDTWKKITHTLMNLLSMAFFLITGVIIILYGVQLLNNNTLSETLQFPFYPLVMLCSLGFVGLFLAILKETILIWRGMD is encoded by the coding sequence ATGGAAAACAAACAATCTTTTTCAACAAAAGAGAGAATATGGGAAAGTGATCAAGGTTTAAAAAAAACGAGTAAAACCAATATCATCATAAAAATGACAGATCATATTAACCAGGGGATGGCGGTTTTAGCCGGGATTGCGCTTGTGGCAATGGCTGTACTAGTTGTTCTTAACGCAATCCTACGTATGTACATTGCTCCTATACCTGGTACTCCGGAAATGGTCGGATGGTTCGCAGGCATAACAGCAATATTTTCACTCGGATATGCTCAATTGTCTAAAGGGCATGTATTTGTTGATTTACTAATTATCAAATTTACAGATACATGGAAAAAAATCACTCACACGCTTATGAATTTATTAAGTATGGCATTCTTCTTAATCACTGGTGTGATTATTATTTTATATGGCGTCCAATTATTAAATAATAATACGTTATCCGAAACCTTACAATTCCCTTTTTACCCACTTGTCATGCTATGTTCACTAGGGTTTGTTGGTTTATTTTTAGCGATCTTAAAAGAAACGATATTGATTTGGAGGGGAATGGATTAA
- a CDS encoding TRAP transporter large permease — translation MDYIILAVIGLFVLFALLFLRMPVSFAMFLIGFIGVVAVVSLDAGFNILAADVWYQFTSYSYSVIPLFILMGEIIYRSGMADKLFEAAYKWIGHFRGGMASTTILTSAGFSAVNGSNSATAATMATIALPELSKYNYSKSLSAGSVATGGTLGIIFPPSAVLIIIALQMQLSIRDLFLAIIVPGILLTILLIANIIYITFKDPTHGPAGARHSVKERLISLKGVLPIAILFVFVLGGLFMGFFTPTESGAFGVFGAVVIALVTRRLTFRKFQIAISSSLKTTAMVLMLVVGAIVFGRFLTVTGLPNALAGWVEQLAFPSIVILLMILFVYLIGGAIMDALGFLVVSIPVFFPTVVALGYDPLWFAVILCVVTSMGAITPPVGVNAFIVQGLAQNTPITTVFRGTISFIIVYIIFIGLLILFPQIVLFSI, via the coding sequence ATGGATTATATAATATTGGCAGTAATTGGTCTCTTTGTTTTGTTTGCCTTATTGTTTCTACGGATGCCGGTTAGCTTTGCGATGTTCTTAATTGGATTTATAGGAGTGGTGGCCGTTGTATCCCTAGATGCTGGTTTTAACATCTTAGCGGCTGATGTTTGGTATCAATTTACAAGTTATTCGTATAGTGTAATTCCTCTCTTTATATTAATGGGTGAAATTATTTATCGTTCTGGCATGGCCGATAAGCTATTTGAGGCAGCTTATAAATGGATTGGCCATTTCCGTGGAGGAATGGCTAGTACAACTATATTAACAAGCGCTGGTTTTTCAGCTGTTAACGGATCAAATTCAGCAACAGCAGCTACAATGGCTACTATCGCGCTCCCAGAACTGAGTAAATATAATTATAGCAAGTCTTTGAGCGCAGGAAGTGTAGCAACAGGCGGAACCCTAGGCATTATATTCCCTCCAAGTGCTGTGCTTATCATTATAGCTCTGCAAATGCAACTATCGATCAGGGATTTATTTCTAGCGATCATTGTCCCAGGTATTCTCCTTACCATCCTATTAATTGCAAATATTATATACATAACGTTTAAAGATCCTACACATGGTCCGGCAGGGGCAAGACATAGCGTAAAAGAGAGATTAATATCATTAAAAGGTGTGCTTCCTATAGCAATTTTGTTTGTTTTTGTTTTAGGCGGACTTTTTATGGGATTTTTTACACCAACCGAGTCAGGAGCCTTTGGAGTATTTGGAGCAGTAGTGATTGCATTGGTTACACGTAGGTTGACATTTAGGAAGTTTCAAATAGCTATTTCATCCTCACTTAAAACCACTGCGATGGTATTAATGTTAGTTGTTGGTGCAATTGTATTTGGTCGCTTTTTAACAGTTACGGGACTTCCAAATGCTTTAGCCGGATGGGTAGAACAGTTGGCTTTCCCGAGTATTGTTATATTACTTATGATTTTATTCGTGTATTTGATAGGCGGGGCGATAATGGACGCTCTTGGATTTTTAGTTGTTTCTATCCCAGTCTTTTTTCCAACAGTAGTTGCTTTAGGTTATGATCCTTTGTGGTTTGCTGTCATTCTTTGCGTTGTTACAAGCATGGGGGCTATTACTCCTCCTGTTGGTGTTAATGCATTTATTGTTCAAGGATTAGCCCAGAACACCCCTATAACAACGGTATTTAGGGGAACAATAAGTTTTATTATTGTCTATATTATTTTTATTGGGTTACTTATTTTGTTCCCACAAATTGTTTTGTTCTCGATATAA
- a CDS encoding TRAP transporter substrate-binding protein: MNSMNVVKDAKKSIFFMLLNITAIMLMLSACSSPNNEVDSSTNEGTINLSYATFPPPGTFPNIQMNKWAEELELRTDGQVEVDPFVGGSLLEASNMLDGVSAGVSDIGLTATTYEPGRFPLLEIAEAPSGYQDAEISSQVVNDLIEEFSPDSLEDFKVVTSFATDPSYIQSINPISSLEDIEGEQLRISGGVSSVLEDLGASPVGLPQDQVPESMQTRVIDGNVSSREILMDMNLANQAGYVTDYPLTITIFVVVMNQQVWEELPDDTKEVIDELNKEMSLFTGQYLDGHIEEAMEWGEESEGVEILSLDDGEEERWDNAIEGMQEDRVRRAEEQGLPGEEFQERLYELIEKYSE, translated from the coding sequence ATGAATTCAATGAATGTGGTTAAAGACGCAAAAAAGTCAATTTTCTTTATGTTATTGAACATAACAGCAATCATGCTCATGTTAAGTGCATGTAGTTCACCCAACAATGAAGTAGATTCTTCAACAAATGAAGGCACTATTAATTTGTCTTACGCTACTTTTCCTCCGCCTGGCACATTTCCAAACATTCAAATGAATAAATGGGCTGAGGAATTAGAATTAAGGACAGATGGTCAAGTTGAGGTAGATCCATTTGTAGGAGGATCATTACTAGAGGCGAGCAATATGCTTGATGGTGTTTCCGCTGGAGTATCAGACATCGGTCTAACAGCCACTACCTATGAACCTGGACGTTTCCCATTGTTAGAAATAGCAGAAGCCCCTTCAGGATACCAAGATGCAGAGATTTCCAGTCAAGTGGTGAATGATTTAATTGAAGAATTTTCTCCCGATTCTCTGGAGGACTTTAAAGTTGTGACTTCTTTTGCCACTGATCCTTCTTATATTCAAAGTATAAACCCTATTTCTAGCTTAGAAGATATTGAAGGAGAACAATTAAGAATTTCAGGAGGTGTATCATCAGTTTTGGAGGACTTGGGAGCATCTCCTGTAGGATTGCCCCAAGATCAGGTTCCGGAATCCATGCAAACACGAGTGATTGATGGCAATGTTTCCTCAAGAGAAATATTAATGGATATGAATCTTGCCAACCAGGCTGGCTATGTTACGGATTATCCTCTTACAATTACTATCTTTGTTGTAGTAATGAATCAACAGGTATGGGAAGAACTTCCTGATGATACGAAGGAGGTGATAGATGAACTGAACAAGGAAATGAGTCTATTCACTGGTCAATACTTGGACGGTCATATAGAAGAAGCCATGGAGTGGGGCGAAGAATCAGAAGGTGTAGAGATTCTTTCATTAGATGATGGAGAAGAGGAGAGATGGGACAACGCTATAGAAGGGATGCAAGAAGACCGCGTAAGGAGAGCGGAGGAACAAGGCCTACCTGGTGAGGAGTTTCAAGAGCGATTATACGAACTTATCGAAAAATATTCAGAATAA
- a CDS encoding NAD/NADP octopine/nopaline dehydrogenase family protein: MEIAVLGGGNGSYAAAVDLTEKGHEVRFWRRNQDLFKDVLNNQSIQVKDANSVRTISLSLATDDLEKAIRGAKLIVIPLPAFAQPSLVKELAPLLEDNQVVFLPPGTFGSYLMSRSLSEEGCRASVIFAETGTLPYLARKHDEKTVSISGRATRLPTGIFPSEQSGYAFEVLNEAYPAVETLQDALDGALMNAGPIIHPPLILMNAGPIEHFDKWDIHDEGTQQSIRNVHKSLDKERIKLREALGYNSPHFPLDDHYNPGGDEWMYGDGAHTELVDGEDWYESLDLRTHRYMKEDISCGLAFLVSLGDWLNIQLPTASGLLAIASSIIREDLRKTGRTMENMKLSNVSRKQLTQTLKKGTSFHEVK; this comes from the coding sequence ATGGAAATTGCAGTTTTAGGCGGAGGTAATGGAAGTTACGCGGCAGCAGTAGATTTAACGGAAAAGGGGCATGAGGTTCGTTTTTGGAGGAGAAACCAAGATTTATTTAAAGATGTTTTAAATAATCAATCTATTCAAGTGAAGGATGCTAATAGTGTTCGTACGATATCCCTTAGTTTAGCTACAGATGATTTAGAAAAAGCAATACGAGGGGCTAAGCTTATTGTCATCCCTTTGCCAGCCTTTGCACAGCCATCATTGGTTAAAGAGTTGGCGCCTCTTCTTGAAGATAATCAAGTTGTATTTTTACCTCCTGGTACGTTTGGAAGTTATCTAATGTCTAGAAGTTTATCGGAAGAGGGATGTAGAGCAAGTGTTATATTTGCCGAAACCGGGACCCTCCCTTATTTGGCGAGAAAGCATGATGAAAAAACCGTTTCAATCTCTGGACGAGCAACTCGACTTCCGACTGGTATATTTCCGAGTGAGCAATCTGGATATGCCTTTGAGGTATTAAACGAAGCATATCCAGCTGTAGAGACCCTGCAAGATGCTCTTGATGGTGCATTGATGAATGCAGGTCCGATTATTCACCCCCCTCTTATCTTAATGAATGCTGGACCTATTGAACATTTTGACAAATGGGATATCCATGATGAAGGAACGCAGCAGTCAATTCGAAATGTGCATAAATCTTTGGATAAAGAGAGGATCAAACTTCGAGAAGCTTTAGGATATAATAGCCCTCATTTCCCACTTGATGATCATTATAATCCGGGAGGGGATGAATGGATGTATGGCGACGGTGCTCATACTGAACTAGTCGATGGTGAGGATTGGTATGAATCGCTTGACTTAAGAACTCATCGATATATGAAAGAGGATATCTCTTGCGGCCTAGCCTTTCTCGTCTCTCTTGGTGACTGGTTAAATATTCAGTTGCCGACAGCTTCAGGACTATTGGCTATTGCTTCTAGTATTATTAGGGAGGATTTGCGTAAGACAGGGAGAACTATGGAAAATATGAAACTTTCAAATGTATCAAGGAAACAATTGACTCAAACATTGAAAAAAGGAACGAGTTTTCATGAAGTCAAGTGA
- a CDS encoding 3-hydroxyacyl-CoA dehydrogenase NAD-binding domain-containing protein, giving the protein MKSSENLIAIAGIGRMGRGIALTFAYQGYDVILIDLKKREYDEFRQLKSNSLNDIWNQLDVLVLTDIVSKESVSGILERIKFISIDDKAQDLWKQADILFEALPEKLDLKRNAFANMVPLLSKRALVASTTSTFSVNDLSSYIVEPERYMNTHWLNPAYLHPLIEISVGSKTSDEYFQTMSHLLEKVGKVPVKCSPSPGFIVPRIQALAMNEAARLVDEDVASIEDIDKASRIGLGLRFAVFGLLEFADWGGADTLFHASNYLKDSLQDNRFEPPENITEKMDAGEIGMKANKGFYSFDERTINEYQITTLKKFIDLLKHLGFLGDKNIHNESSDNKDEQKIINKE; this is encoded by the coding sequence ATGAAGTCAAGTGAAAATTTAATTGCAATTGCAGGAATAGGACGTATGGGTAGAGGGATTGCTTTAACTTTTGCATACCAAGGTTATGACGTAATTCTTATCGATCTTAAAAAAAGAGAATACGATGAATTCAGGCAACTAAAGTCAAACTCATTAAATGATATTTGGAATCAATTGGATGTTTTAGTATTAACAGATATAGTATCAAAAGAGTCAGTTAGTGGTATTTTGGAACGAATAAAATTTATTTCTATAGATGATAAAGCACAAGACTTATGGAAACAGGCGGATATACTATTTGAGGCTTTACCAGAAAAATTGGACTTAAAAAGAAATGCTTTTGCCAATATGGTCCCGCTTTTATCGAAAAGAGCGTTGGTTGCCTCAACTACATCAACGTTTTCGGTGAATGATTTATCTTCGTACATCGTTGAACCAGAAAGGTATATGAATACTCATTGGTTAAATCCTGCATATTTACACCCCCTTATTGAAATAAGTGTAGGGAGTAAAACAAGTGACGAGTATTTTCAAACGATGTCTCATTTGTTAGAAAAAGTGGGGAAAGTTCCGGTAAAATGTAGCCCATCTCCAGGTTTTATAGTGCCAAGAATTCAAGCCCTTGCAATGAATGAAGCAGCACGTCTAGTTGATGAAGATGTAGCCTCAATTGAAGATATCGATAAGGCATCACGGATTGGTCTTGGATTAAGATTTGCAGTGTTTGGATTGTTGGAATTTGCTGATTGGGGTGGGGCAGATACTCTTTTTCATGCAAGTAACTATTTAAAGGATTCATTGCAAGATAATCGATTTGAGCCTCCGGAAAATATAACAGAAAAAATGGACGCTGGAGAAATTGGTATGAAAGCTAACAAAGGCTTTTATTCATTTGATGAAAGGACGATTAATGAGTATCAGATCACTACACTTAAAAAGTTTATCGATTTGCTTAAACATCTAGGATTTCTAGGGGATAAAAATATCCACAATGAAAGCTCTGATAACAAAGATGAACAAAAAATTATCAATAAAGAATGA
- a CDS encoding IS4 family transposase gives MGQSNTLLKVFKSFVSMEEIENILRSHDYQEVGRKWLGTDQIFFWLLASSEQWQNYRESENKLKIDPSLKAVDHTTLSTKASILPYEAVKEILELLGSRFNRETRRSMDLPVSLAALDSTTMTVGENRLPWAPYHGKRNGVKMHTFFRVDTLLPIQVEASKGLTHDAAVAHSFSHQLITSVRDRAYATIRDFDNLEDEDKGFVIRLKTSIYTEEREPIPRVTSEHSRVFDDYSAKIGKGKKQSNHRFRIVCFYDDEGNTLRVATNLSTLFAEDIADLYKARWQIELFHRFLKQHLNLNHFFGTTPNAVYGQLFCAIMVYMVLRFLYNQLAPVWRMTRRTFIQFARELILGTSPLEVKDTLAQFLDDRKNMTPT, from the coding sequence ATGGGACAATCTAACACACTTTTAAAGGTTTTTAAATCCTTCGTGTCGATGGAAGAAATCGAGAACATTCTTCGTTCACATGATTACCAAGAAGTCGGGCGAAAATGGCTGGGAACCGATCAAATTTTCTTTTGGCTATTGGCGTCAAGTGAACAATGGCAAAATTACCGTGAAAGCGAGAACAAGCTCAAAATTGATCCGAGCCTCAAAGCCGTTGATCACACGACGTTATCGACAAAAGCTAGCATCCTTCCTTATGAAGCCGTCAAAGAGATACTGGAGCTTTTAGGTTCCCGTTTCAATCGGGAAACTCGTCGTTCCATGGACTTGCCGGTTTCGTTGGCAGCGCTGGATTCAACGACGATGACCGTAGGCGAAAATCGGCTCCCATGGGCGCCTTATCACGGGAAACGTAACGGCGTTAAAATGCATACATTTTTCCGTGTGGATACGCTGCTTCCGATCCAAGTGGAGGCTTCCAAAGGATTGACGCATGATGCGGCTGTTGCTCATTCATTTTCGCACCAATTGATCACATCTGTTCGAGACCGCGCCTATGCCACCATCCGTGATTTCGATAACCTTGAAGACGAGGACAAAGGCTTTGTGATCCGCTTGAAAACGTCCATCTATACCGAAGAGCGGGAGCCTATCCCACGTGTAACGTCTGAACATTCCAGAGTTTTCGATGATTATTCAGCGAAAATAGGGAAAGGGAAGAAGCAGTCCAATCACCGGTTTCGTATCGTTTGTTTTTATGATGATGAAGGGAATACCCTTCGGGTGGCCACAAACCTCAGCACCCTTTTTGCCGAAGATATCGCCGATCTCTATAAGGCACGCTGGCAGATCGAGCTTTTTCACCGCTTTCTCAAACAACACTTGAATCTGAATCACTTCTTTGGAACGACGCCGAATGCGGTCTATGGGCAATTATTTTGCGCCATCATGGTTTATATGGTCCTGCGATTTTTATACAACCAGCTGGCACCTGTATGGCGGATGACCCGGCGTACGTTCATTCAATTTGCACGGGAATTGATCCTTGGTACATCTCCATTGGAAGTCAAAGACACCTTAGCTCAATTTCTAGATGACAGGAAGAACATGACACCTACGTAA
- a CDS encoding transposase, with translation MVDYRTGSHSVYDIKYHIVWATKYRYHVLRGEIAHRTRELIRQCCRVSVGNFSWLSAKGLLAGFSRNSGLSAVKGTYRL, from the coding sequence ATGGTCGATTATCGTACGGGTAGCCACTCCGTCTATGACATCAAATATCACATTGTATGGGCCACGAAGTATAGGTATCATGTGTTACGTGGTGAAATTGCACATCGAACAAGGGAATTGATCCGACAATGTTGCCGAGTTTCAGTCGGAAACTTCAGTTGGCTTTCAGCCAAAGGTCTTTTAGCCGGCTTTAGCCGGAATAGTGGGCTTTCAGCCGTGAAAGGAACCTACCGACTTTAG
- a CDS encoding IclR family transcriptional regulator, which produces MISSITNAIRIMNCFSIKSAELGVSELADLLKMNKSTVHHAVKSLYEEGVLIRTKNRKYRLGSKILSWGEVVSYQYQPYFDALPYLNDLVNKTNEVAHLAVEENEDVSYLIKVEPKVPLKIQTSVGSRKPLFCTAVGKVLLSNSFTDNDIYKLELKKITQNTITSHESLIQEMRKIREQDYAIDDQEYEDGLFCISSPVRDFMGEVICAISISGPEVRIKKEKDNYINYVLKIAREISANCDF; this is translated from the coding sequence ATGATATCTTCAATCACGAATGCTATAAGAATTATGAATTGTTTTTCCATAAAATCAGCTGAGCTAGGTGTTTCTGAATTAGCCGATTTACTTAAGATGAACAAAAGCACTGTTCACCATGCAGTAAAATCTCTATACGAAGAAGGTGTTCTCATTCGAACAAAAAATAGAAAATACCGCCTGGGATCAAAAATTTTAAGTTGGGGGGAGGTGGTTTCCTATCAATATCAGCCATATTTTGACGCATTACCTTATTTAAATGATTTGGTTAATAAAACTAATGAAGTAGCGCATTTAGCGGTGGAAGAAAATGAGGATGTTAGTTACTTGATTAAGGTAGAGCCAAAAGTTCCTCTTAAAATACAAACATCAGTTGGTTCACGAAAACCATTATTTTGTACTGCTGTTGGAAAAGTACTACTGTCTAATTCCTTTACAGATAATGATATTTATAAACTAGAGTTAAAAAAAATAACGCAAAATACTATAACATCTCATGAAAGCCTTATTCAAGAGATGAGAAAAATAAGGGAACAAGACTACGCTATAGATGATCAAGAGTATGAAGATGGTCTGTTCTGTATATCGTCGCCAGTCAGAGACTTCATGGGTGAAGTTATTTGTGCCATTAGCATATCGGGTCCTGAGGTTCGCATTAAAAAAGAAAAGGACAACTACATTAATTATGTCCTTAAAATAGCAAGGGAAATTTCAGCTAATTGTGATTTTTAA